In Ammospiza nelsoni isolate bAmmNel1 chromosome 11, bAmmNel1.pri, whole genome shotgun sequence, the genomic window ggagtccctgtctgtgggttggaatgagatgatctctaatgtcccttccaacctaaaccataTGTGATATATAAACATAATTGCTGGAGTTTTGATCAAAATGTTTAGACAGAAGAGTAGCTAGGAATAACACAGGCTATTGTGTGGCCTGCCAGAAATGCTCCAATGCACTGCCAGGTGTTTCTCCTTGTGGGTTTGGTTCCAAATGTGATATTTAACATGGTCAAACTTGCAATTGTCACATTCACCATGCTCTCAGCCATCTAAAGATTTAAACTGAATTCAGGCCAATTAATAGCATGTCACATGCTCAGGTAAGAACAGAGATTATACACAGAGAAATCATACAcaatgaaaagaacaaaaaactccaaacagtTGAGAAGATAAATCTTCTCAGAACTTGATGCAAATAGAATTTTTTTGAAAACCTAACAACAGGAAATCTTAAAAGACACTagaaaaaagcatattttgagtAAGCAGGCTGAAGCGAGTTGAGCATGCTGTAagtgtgctgtgccctgctggcagACCTGCCCACGTGTTTGCTGTGCGTGTGCCTGAGCGGCTCCGTGTACTGCGAGGAGATCGACATCGAGGCCGTGCCCCCCCTGCCCAAGGAAACCGCGTATCTCTACGCCCGCTTCAACAAGATCAAGAGGATTGCAGCCTCAGACTTCGCTGACATCAGTGAGTGACACCCCACTTTCTGTCTCTGCTTTAGAACACAAAATGGAAAGGCACAATGAACATGCATTTTGGATCCTGTAAACATCTTAATATTCCCAAACATCAGGTAAAGAGCAGATTGCTAAAAGTAAAATTCAGCTCCGTATCCCAGACAGTCTTAAATGAGCAGgtgttatttttccttcaaatgctccagggacagctctgccagctaTCTCACTCCACAGCATGAGAAATTCTGTGAATAGCTGAAATCATGTTATCTCTAAGACAAAAAGAAGGATGCAGAGTATTTccctttataattttttctaatttaagaccaggaaaaaacccagatgtCAATTTTAATAGCATTTGCATTTGTAGATCACAATTTAGATGCTGCAGCCAAAAGTACAACATTTAGCATATACAGCCATACACATTTCACATGCCATGTAATTATAAAGTCGATActtagattttaatttcttttgtgtaAAGCTACCTTGAGAAGAATTGATTTTAGTGGAAATAGGATAGAAGAAATAGAAGATGGAGCCTTTTCAAAGCTTCTGCTGTTGGAAGAACTTTCTCTTGCTGAAAATCGACTTGTAAAACTTCCTGTTCTACCTCCCAAACTAACATCACTTAATGTAAACCAAAACAGAATCAAGAGCAGAGGAATCAAAGCAAATGCTTTCAAGGTAAGGAAAAACCCAATAATCTAGGTAATCGAAGTAACCACAATTACTAACCAGACTATTCAGtctgcaaaaattattttttttttttttgtaatctaAGAAACAAACTAAGATGAAGCAGCTTTTcagcttttgctttgcttttaaggCACTCTGGAATATCAGTCATTTGTGCACTCAGTCTCTCATGTCCTCCATATAGGAAAGAATTTTCTATGAAATATCTCACCTGCTTGCTTTCTCTCTAacatgtaaagaaaaaatatccagaAATTGATGGCTTAGAGTTCTGAAGACTGCAGAAATACTAATAAACAATACACATATAGTACTTTATAGTGATCTCAACTTTTAAAACCAACATGCTGACACTGAAATTTCCCAAACATAGAAGGTTTGTTCTATGAATTTCTTGATAAAATAGAATTCAACATTCACAGCAAAAGAATGGCTTTTGTTACATCAGTTCACAGGTTATGTGATCAGAAAAAATTACTGATTTCTTGTAACAGGCATGAGTTACTTAACCTCAGGTAGTACCAGCATCAGTAACCTCTCTTTCTGTTCAACAGAAGCTCACAAATTTGGCCTACCTCTACTTAGGACACAACGCACTGGAATCTGTGCCCCTGAACTTACCGGAGAGTCTGCGCATTCTTCACCTTCAGGTATTCCCAAAGCATTTCCTTAACATTCTCTTAGGAAACACCCCAGGAGTTATACACTTCAATCAAActtattctattttaaaacagcTCCCACTAcagtttttcactgcacctcaATAAAACCATTTACCATGCCAATGTGTATGGCCATGACCATCTAGAAACTCAGAAGATGCCAATTGCCATGCAAGGATTTATTATTAGTTTCTGTACATCAGGGATAGGAAATGGCCAAAAGAACCTCTAATCTTTTATCAACAATGCCTGTATGGATTTATTTATGAGAATGTTTTGGTTTGCAGTACAACAACATCACGAGCATCACGGATGACACGTTCTGCAAGTCCAACAACACGCGCTACATCCGCACGCGCATGGACGAGATCAGGATGGAGGGCAACCCCATCGTGCTGGCCAAGCACGTCAACGCCTTCTCCTGCCTGAGGATGCTGCCCGTGGGCACCTACTACTAACCCTGCTGGTGCCAGCCAGGCATCCAACAAGGATCACTTCTTCCTCTGTTTACAAGCTCATATCCTCTCCCTTACTAATGCTCTTTTCCCTGCTTACCCAGGAGCTCCTGCTAGGTTGCACCGTTCTCTGAAATAACCATTTCAGTTACTTTACTACTTATGGTGTCCCTCATGCTTTCAGAATCTTTTCTGTTAATGAAAgtgtaaaaatatatatatgcacacacattatctcaatttttatttcaccaCATACTCTTTAGATAAAATCACACAAAACTGCTTATTCTCATTCTTTACCAGCACTCAGAACAACCACCACACTTTACTTTCAGATAAATGCAGGATTTTCTATGAGCAaaccaaaggggaaaaatatttctgaattctAATCCCACTCTTTTAATCTGCAGTGAGATCTTTTCAGCTGACCTTCAAAAGTGTATTGGATGAAGATGCAGATGAGAGAAAGTTATGTTTAGAAACAGAACTTCTCAAAGCTTAAATTCattaacatttttcaaaaaCTTGATTTGTGGTAAATGAGAATAACTCCTATTTAGGTTTAGTACACCAAGCAACATAGCAACTAGAACTTTGCAAAGATGTTTTAGATTTCCTTCTACTATTCTACTTTGAAATTAacatgtgttttatttttacacaatgtatttttaagtgAAATATATATGTTTTGCTGAGCTGTTCTCACAAGAGCTGTTTTTGCAACATCAGCTTCctattttaaaagaacagtCTACATACAGCATAACAGACTCAAATACCTTTGTTATTAACTAATGATGTCAACCAAGCCCTGGTTCCACAGCTCCTCCTGACAGGAAATGTGACAATACAGttaaaagcaaagctgaatTCATGTGTTTATCTGTAAATAAGTATGATTTCATCTAGATGTCAGAGCAAAGAAAGAGATTTACCCTTCTGCAACAATACTTCTGATCATTAGGGAAAAATCAAATCAGACTTGGAAGCTACAAAGAAAAGTTGATTCCATCACTAATCTGAAATCAGAGGTAACTTCAACCATTTCACTCAATGCCTTGAACCTATGCAGTGTATTAAAAACACAAATTGACTTGTGCAGGCCTTGACACTCAGTTTATCACTGATAAAGGGTACAATGCTTTTAATTCCTCAACTGTACATTTCTGACATCCAGTTTCTCCCTTCCAATAGCTACCGCAGGTGGAAAGCCTCCAGACAAATGAATGCCAAAGGTGTGCTAGTTATTATTACCACATCCACTTTGTACTAATTTTGAAGCTAGTATAGATTCCTAATTAGTAGAAATAGTTAAGCATCAAATGCATGATGACGTATCACTACAtctaaaatattgattttacaaaatattttgtattagTTTTATTTATCTTATTTAGCTAAGCCTTAATTTGTTAGTGCTTGTGCTATGGGGAATTGATGGCACTTAATTCTGAACAGATATTTTTGCCCTGAACCCATTtcccaagaaaaacagcaacccccaatattttccatttaaagtTATTTAGTGTAACAAGAAGGAAATTCCATTGTCTTAATTGAGAACAAAACCAAGTCCGGCAGCAATacttggttttcatttttccacaTAAATCATAAAACTTTGATGTTCCCAGGTCTTTatcaaaacatgaaaaacaacttcaaagcatataaaaatacattccAATGTCAAGCCAAATttctatttggaaaaaaataaacccatcaATTTTCTCCCATCTCTTGTGATAAATGCCCAAGATGGAAAAAACACAGCTGTAAGTGTAATAATGTTACATAAGCAGCAGCCCCTGATCTTATTCTCATCACAAATCACTGCTACTAAAACTCTTTTCAGTAAAtcaccaaaataaataaataccagtAAATATCACCAAAAATGTGTATACACAAATAAATGCATGTTTTTGtaatatatacacacatgtaaACATTCCAAGACCTCCCTACTACCACACAAttaatttcacattaaaatgTTGTATATATTTCTGAAACATACTAATTATCATCAGTAACACTGATTAATGCTCTAAACACTTTGTGAGCAAACCAAAGTAGACAAGTGGAACCTCCTGAATGTCTCATGCAGGCACCAAGTTCtctgatgtgttttcctttattttccccatTCACAGCAAGTTAATCAAAACATGAAGTGAGAAAGGCTTCAGCAGGGAGGATTTCCACCTCCTATTTCTGTGACCTGTACTAATATCAAGCTGAATgaaaccattttatttttttcctatcactcatttctgttctgaaatTCCAATAAAACTTGAATGTTTGTTCTTGTTTATCAGTATCAGCTTCCACAatctgcttttccagccttgcCAACATGTCTCAGTTGTTCAGCCTCACAGCAGACTAAGGTTAGGAGGTTATTTGCAGAGGTAAATCCATTTTACAGACATATTTATTGTGACAATAGCAAATCCTGCCATACAGAATACTTGGTGAACATCCCACTTGCTCCTTCAAAACCTATTTTGAATTGACCTTGAATTGCCACAAATCTCAAAACATCCAATATTACTTGAAGTACTCACCCACTTGTACATTATCCCTTTCTTCTCAGGTaccaaaacaggaaagaaaaaataaactacCTTTGGTGTTTTTACTCCACACTCTGAGGAAAGTATCAGAAACTATTTTATTTCTACATAAAAGCCTTGGCacttgttttcttaaaaaaaaactcacaTTAATAGAAAAGCTATAAACCCAAGACTCCCCCCCAGGAGTTTTCTCTCCAAAACAGGAGAGTCTAGAGAACaggtagggggaaaaaataaatacacaaaattaaaaaggagtCTGTAATCTTTGTAAGTGTGAATATTAACAGGATAGACTCTTGAGTTGGTATTATGCATATATTAACATATATCTAATTGCTTTCCCACAAATTACTGAAACATTAAACTACAAATATACATTCTCCTTGGCAATCCAGTTATTTGAATTGCCAGATTTGAACCTTTTATTAATTCTCTTACCTGAGAAAGTCTTCTGTTTCAACATTAAATTATTAGCAATGCTAACAAAAATAAGAAGGtctaaaatacttttcttaAGAACAGTCAGTCATATTTGGTAAATACTCTCCCAAATTGGTTTGTCTTTCAACTTTACCTTTGTCTTTGACCATGGAAATAAAACTACCTTTAGAAAGAACATCTGTAATACTGACAAACTTGTAGTGTCTTCAATGAATTATCTTCACACATCTTCTAGCAATTAGTAGATAATTTCATTGTTTATACTCAAcatataaacaaacatttttaaaaactgcttaTATAACAACAATTTGAAGATTTCTCCAaaactctttcctttttttcccttgttattatattttaaaatgagaaatatttacAACAACCAAATCACTGTCCCAGAAACCACAGTGACTGCTGATCTAAGGATCAGAAAGCATCAAAGGAAGCTGGAAAAAACAATTGCAGAGCCCTAAAGCTCTTGGTGCTCTACCTTTTCTGTGGAGGGATTAGAGAAAAGCCCTAAGACAAAAGCCAACAGGATTAGGCAATGCCAGTTCATTGCTCAGCTGaggactggattttttttttagtgcaaTCAGAAAATTGAAGTAATTTTCTGATTGATAATAGAAATTGATTCATTCAGCACAGAACTCAAAGGCCtaaaaggctgaaaaaataggaaaaggtGCAGCTCCCACATGATACTACAGCTGAAAAGTAAAGATGGTGTCAAGTTTAATGACAGTAAATTCTTGAGGTATGTAGCACTCAGCCAAGAAACCACAAACAATTAAGCAGCTAAACATTCATCTCCTACATAAAGTATCATGTAAGATGTTTTGTGTCTGTAAGACTGCAGTATTTTTACTCCAAGGATTAGTTGTTTATCttaaaaccagcacaaagccaaaacaaacGAGGCAAATAGTGGTAATTTAAAACTAAGCTCAAATGCTATTTTCCAGTTAGGAGGGAGGAACAGTTTATTTCCCACGCAAGTAAAACACTCCAGAACTGAAAGTGCTGTCATCCAAACACACACTGACACATCTTCAAGAGAAACAGATCTAATCCTTCAAAACCAACATTTATATGCCAAGGACTACAagtgttattttcttttaatttctttttttttaaatcaaaataaaatagaataccAAAGCAAACCAAATACTCCTTCACAGAAAGGCAGAGTCTTATTTTCCTCCACCCATGAGGAACACAGCAATTGCTGCTCAATTGCCCCTTGAACACAGCAAATTTTTAGCTCCTATTCTCTTCATCACCACATACAAAATTAAGATCCTACATTCTGCTAAGCCAGTTCCACTTCCAATGCTCTGTCTTACTAAACTTCTTAAACCAATAAATATTGTACTAATAAATAAAGGGTGGATAGGCACTACCTTGAAATGCAGGAAGGTGTGTCTACGATGCTCATACCACTCAGCATAGGTTGAAAGGCTTCTGAAAAATGTTATAAGATCTCCACATTCTTCAATgctataaaacaaaaatatactGTTTAACCCACTCATAATCAGAGCTATCAATCTGATGGCCTAAAATtcacacttaaaaaaatttcattacTATTGTTTGAATATGAAGTAGAAATCACCCAAAATAACAAttacaaagctgaaaaaaagCTGTAGTGTAATGATTGAAAAAGAGGTTGAAGAACACTTTCCTAAACCAGTGTTTCCAGTGTTTGTCTTATATGTAAAATATGGCAACAAAGCAGTCACCTGCAAAATCTTAGTTTGGTTTTATTCTTGTTTAACtcattttctaaataaattctAAGATGTTGCATAGTAAAAGCCAAACCTGCAAAATGGTAACATTTCCCAAATTGTGTCACTAACATTCAAATATTCCCAAAATCTTTGTCCTAGCCAACTAACTCTACATGACATGTTACCTGCCTCTGCTTTTCAAGATTAATTCAACTTTCCAAGATTACCCTTGCAGCTTCACTAGGAAGGGAGGCCTGATGACACAGGGCATCTAAACCAAAACTTTGGTCAGACAGTTAAAGCTTGATGTGATCttgtctccagagcagaggggctccagccctctgaaCACCTTCCTCACTCTCCTCTGGATCTGCTCTAACATGTCCATGTTCCTTCTTATGCTGAGGAGGGGAGAATGGGAGGGAAAGATAGATATAAATGttgatttttcaaatttctaGTATGAatcaggaaagagaaaggaaaagagacaaTAGAAGGTGACAAACTGTCAGGCAGCAAACCACACATGCAGGGttgttgggggaaaaaactcATCAAGGGTGTGCAGTTTTCACTGCACAAATGCAGCCAGAATGCAAAGGATGCAGAACTCCACAAAAACCACATCAGGATAGCTGAAGTGACACAATTATTTAAACATAAGGGTGAAAGGCTTCATGCCATTGTTGATATGAGCCACAGACTACTAGCCATCATCAAAACACACCTGGCAAACACTGTTTTGGAagtacaaatatttattttggttaCTAAGATAGGATTTCACAAGTTTACAAAACCTGACTGAGGAAGATACCTGACTGATGTTTGAGAATATTTCAGGAAGTTAGAGTATTTAAATTCTAATGTAAATTTCACTTCTAACATCCTGAGATTAGCTATTCTTTTTTGGATTTTCAGACTTGAGGCACTCACAGAATGGCTGCAACAGTGAATTACCCAGTCAGTTCAGCCTTCCCAGGGAGAGCTGTGTTTTCAATCCTGCTCTATTTAATATACAGAACAGCAAACCTTAACCAGCTAcacaaagaaactgaaaaaaaatacattaaggTCATTCAGATAttgaaaatgtgaaagaaaagccaaacaaGTTTTATCCCAGCCTGGAAAGAACAGCATCATTAAAGGAAGTTACCACAGCAGTCACAGCTGCCAACAAAATCAGGCCAAGATGAAAattgctggcagcagtgggagaaGTGAGTCCCTGGAAGGACACAGACACTGCTTTACAATAGCTCATtagccctgctctgggagctggtttGAACCACAGCTCTGAGTTGTACATGTCCAACTCCACTCATTCTATAGGAACTGTGGACCTTGGTAACAACTGCCCACATCCAGGCCTGGAGAACAGATCCCACACAAACTGCTCTGGGCTTCCTTAATCTCCACTCGTGGGAAAGGGAACACAAAGCTTTGGTACCAAACTACACACTTGGAATTCTTTTTGAAGAACTTGGCAGTGTTTATAAAATCCACATTTAGGCTATTTAAAATACTATCACAAACACTGTGACCTTGGTTTAACATGGTTATtagtttatttcctttttgcctCAAAATTGTTTTTAGGTAAGGCAGCAGATAATTTTCAAGGCTGGATCatcaacagaaagaaaaagctttggGCAGAAGTTCAAAGAACCAGTTTCCAATGTAGAAGTTAGTCAACCAATATATCTGAGGATGCACTTTTCTCACATAGCACTGGCTAAATTCAAGATAGAAAACTGAACTCAGTGTTTAGAAAGGGGAATCTGTTGGCAAGAACAGCTGTATGTGAATGCATAATGGCAAAGGAGTAAGAGTTCACCACTTCAGTGAACTGCCACAGCATTGAATCTACCCATAAGCAGTAATTCCTAATTAGCCCAAATTAGCCTAATTCCTCCTCCTGAAGTCAACTACACCAAATATTGAAATACCAAGGAAACATGGTATACAATAACAAGGTAGTAAGAGCGTGGATGGTAAAAATTCaagtctttttttattttgaaggaatttagCATTACAAAAATCCACTTGGAGCAGAAAACATCTGTCTCCAATGCCAACATCCGTGTTACAGAGAAGTCATCCAAAACCACTGAAAAGGATATTCAGGCAGAGAGTGACTCTCAGCTGAAAATCATGGGCTGTCCATCCAAACAcactttcagaaaatatcaacAAAAAACAGAGGTATATAGGAAATTTACCTGTTGTAAGAGTACCTAATCCTCCTTTAATGTGTTCCTTTATGTATTTTAAGGGAGAAAATCAATTTTGACTCACTGCACAATGCAAGACTTCCTACATTAGCATAGAAAACCAAAGCAGACTCAAAGCTGGGGGGAGAATTCCTGCTTCCCTTCATTTGCAGAGGACTTTGCCCGTGCAGCCTTTAATATAATGCACATTTTCTAAATCCTGCACTCTGACTTATAGATTCTAACTAGTTAGTAAAAAGAAAGAGCAATTTTCATACTGCTTAAAATCTCTATTTGCCTAAGCAACCCATGCAAAGGTAACTCCCCCAATAATTAATGGGGTGCCAAgtctaaaaaaggaaaactgactGACAAGAGTTTTTTTAGATGTTGTGGTTCTCAACATTAATAAAGTGTAAGTGGTCCAAAGGGGACACATGTGAAACCCAAAAAAGACAACTAAATATTGTGATTTCATTTGCATACATCTCCTATCATtacaaaataattaagaaattatataaaaatataaccacttttaaaaaatgtacaaTTCTTATATAGAAATGTACCATTTATATATTACAGCAGTACCTGCAGACTGctgaattttttgtttca contains:
- the OGN gene encoding mimecan → METLQATFFLFVFVTLVNAAPPLQQESLYEYDTDVSMGSLTQQDYEMQSKDIRKAGTNVSLHTSLMLQSDDSQLDVPPTKDTNLPTCLLCVCLSGSVYCEEIDIEAVPPLPKETAYLYARFNKIKRIAASDFADITTLRRIDFSGNRIEEIEDGAFSKLLLLEELSLAENRLVKLPVLPPKLTSLNVNQNRIKSRGIKANAFKKLTNLAYLYLGHNALESVPLNLPESLRILHLQYNNITSITDDTFCKSNNTRYIRTRMDEIRMEGNPIVLAKHVNAFSCLRMLPVGTYY